A single Diachasmimorpha longicaudata isolate KC_UGA_2023 chromosome 10, iyDiaLong2, whole genome shotgun sequence DNA region contains:
- the LOC135166522 gene encoding guanine nucleotide-binding protein G(I)/G(S)/G(T) subunit beta-1, with product MNELDSLRTEAETLKNAIRDARKVACDTSLVQATAGMEPIGRIQMRTRRTLRGHLAKIYAMHWGSDSRNLVSASQDGKLIVWDSYTTNKVHAIPLRSSWVMTCAYAPSGSYVACGGLDNICSIYSLKTREGNVRVSRELPGHTGYLSCCRFLDDNQIVTSSGDMSCALWDIETGQQCTSFIGHTGDVMSLSLAPDMRTFVSGACDASAKLWDIREGSCKQTFPGHESDINAVTFFPNGWAFATGSDDATCRLFDIRADQELAMYSHDNIICGITSVAFSKSGRLLLAGYDDFNCNVWDSMKSERAGILAGHDNRVSCLGVTEDGMAVATGSWDSFLRIWN from the exons ATGAACGAATTGGATAGTCTTCGTACGGAGGCGGAAACCCTCAAAAATGCCATTCGG GATGCGAGGAAAGTGGCATGTGATACCAGCCTTGTGCAGGCAACAGCGGGGATGGAACCCATTGGGCGGATACAAATGCGAACGAGACGCACATTACGCGGACACTTGGCGAAAATTTATGCAATGCATTGGGGTAGTGATTCCAg AAATTTGGTGTCAGCCTCTCAAGATGGTAAACTCATCGTGTGGGACAGTTATACCACAAATAAGGTACATGCAATACCATTACGATCATCGTGGGTAATGACTTGTGCCTATGCACCATCGGGTAGTTACGTTGCTTGCGGTGGCCTCGACAACATATGCTCTATCTACAGTCTCAAGACACGAGAAGGCAATGTACGAGTTAGCCGTGAATTGCCAGGACACACTGGTTATTTATCCTGCTGTCGATTTCTAGATGACAATCAGATTGTCACAAGCTCTGGCGATATGTCTTG TGCTCTGTGGGATATCGAGACTGGCCAGCAGTGCACCTCATTTATCGGTCATACCGGCGACGTTATGTCGCTGTCATTGGCACCAGACATGCGCACATTTGTCTCAGGTGCATGTGATGCTAGCGCTAAATTATGGGACATTCGTGAGGGCTCGTGCAAGCAAACCTTCCCCGGCCATGAGAGCGATATCAATGCCGTTACG TTCTTCCCTAATGGATGGGCTTTTGCGACGGGGTCAGACGACGCCACGTGCCGATTGTTCGACATACGTGCCGATCAGGAACTGGCAATGTACAGTCATGATAACATCATCTGCGGTATCACGAGTGTAGCATTCAGCAAGAGTGGAAGACTCCTCTTAGCTGGATACGACGACTTCAATTGTAATGTCTGGGACTCCATGAAGAGTGAACGTGCAG GAATTCTCGCTGGACACGATAACCGTGTATCATGCCTGGGTGTGACTGAGGACGGTATGGCAGTAGCGACAGGTTCATGGGATTCGTTCCTCCGCATTTGGAACTAA